GCGCACCCATACCCacacccatatatatatatatatatatatatatatatatatatatatatatgaagaagttcaagtgagaaccatccttatatgagaaccgtcaGAACCAATCTACCTAATGAAAAATTGTTACTTTTTACTAAAAAGGTGTTATTTTTAGGcaaaaaagtgttttttttgagaacaaagatgatacttttaggcaaaaaagtgttactttaagaaaacAAAACTTCTGAAAAAAACTCACAATAAGGTGTTACTTTAAAcataaaaggtgttactttttgaaaaaaatgtgttactttgtatttaagttttttttgaaagtaacacttttttgctgAAAAAgtaccaaatttttttaaaaacaaaagtaacatttttttgtccaaaagtaacacattttctgtgaaaaagtaacacatttttatcggagattggttctcacggttctcatataagcttggttctcactggaacttaaccctatatatatatatatatatatatatatatatatatatatatatatatgaaaaattaattttcaaacatGCTTGTGTCTATGTATTGAAACTTAGGAAAGTTTAATAATGGAATTTAGACAAGGATAAGAGTTAACTAATGCCGCAAAATATTTTCTTCAAATATAGCCACTTATGTCTATCTTAAGTTAATCACCATGTTGGTTTATTGTTCGCTTTGTTGGACTCTGGTAGAAACTAGAAATAATTCTCATTTGTAAGTATTAGACATGGGTATTCTTCATgggcttgttttttttttttttttaatttgttgacaTGAATTTAAGCTCTAGTGCTTTGAATATTGAATAGGGATAGCATATTTGAGTATTTTATGGAAAACATTGTAGTGGATGTGGTAATGGTTTATTTTTTCTGGTGTTCATGTATTGTTGTCGATTCATGATTGGCTTTTGAATTGAAACTACTAGTTACGCAAGACATGGGTTCCTTGGTCTTTAAAACACCTGGGTGAGGCGTTTTCTGTGAATTGCACCTAATGTATTGAAAAATGTGGCGCTATTTTGTATTTGAAGCATGATTTATCCAtagcattttttatttttaagattgcGCCAAACTGATGATTGGTGCACTTTGAGCCTTCATAAACATGTGTTGGATCCATGGATTTTTTGTTCGTAGATCAATAACATATATTATTTCGAATTTAAAGTGAAAGGGAATGAACTTGTTGTAGTTATTGCGTTTGGAAATATCTTGATTTATAGATTATGGTCAAACTAGTGTTACATGATTCGCcagttattttttttggattcgcgattcgctcaaaataacCATAAAATAGCCTAAAGCTTACCATGATTCACTTTTTTTGATTCGCGATttgcaaggagattagtgaatcatgtgacagtagGTCAAACTATGGCCATGATGACGATCACACTAACATCAAGTATTAGCTACTCAAATGTGTCAACTGTAAAATTACTACTCCAATGGGTCTACATTAAAATATTTGTATTGTGGAATTGTGTTGAAAGTGAGGTTATAGTATGGGTTTTGCTGAATTCAATGCCAATCAACGTTTCAATTACTCCTAAGTTTAAGTCAATTTATGTAGATATGCTTTTTGAAACTACCATTTGAACATCTAGTATAGAAtgcaaaattaatttataaggaTAGGATAAAAGGAAGACAACAAACTGTCCCATCATTTTTCTCATATCAAGGTAATGACAATGCCAAAGCGTTGATCCGAAAGGCATGGttatatttttacttaactGTAGTTCACTAACAAAAGTCAAACCAAGATTTATGAATAGAGTAGAAAACAAAGATAGTATATAAGCAAGGGAGAACAGGAATCGGGAATGCATAGAAAGCATGTTGAGAATTATTTATGTTAACACACCATGGAGCCTTAAACAACTGAGAATCATTCATGTTTATACATTATGATACCATTGATTTTTCCGACTTGGTGGCCTCGGTTGATAAAAATCTTCATATCAGTCACTGAAGAACATTCAGTCAGTTCACTCCTTTGGTCATTGAGCAGTTTCGTGATATGCCTAAATATCTTGCATAAATGTTTGCTTTTAGAGtgcttttattttggatttcTGTCTGAAATCTAACTGTTGTATCTTATTTTCACTGTCTTTAATCGCCTGCAGTTCTCTTCGGGAAATAATCAATCTCCAGTCCCCCTTTCACATTACAATCCCCTTGAGGAGCCTAGTCCATTGGGTTTGCGCCTGAGAAAAAGCCCGTCACTCCTTGAGCTAATCGAAATGAGACTCTCCCAAGGGAAGTCTTCTACTTTGGGATCCGCACCCAGTGATGATTCCAAATCACGGGAAAAAAGTAACCTTAAAAGCAGTGCTCCTACTGCTACAGATAAGCTTAAGGCTTCAAATTTTCCTGCTTCCATATTAAAGATTGGCTCTTGGGAGGTAAATGAATTTGCTTTTTCTCTATGAGTATACGGGTTCTCTTAATGTAAGTTGGAAGTAgctgaaaattattttttctggcAGTATACTTCTCGCTATGAAGGGGATCTAGTTGCAAAATGTTACTTTGCCAAGCATAAGCTTGTTTGGGAAATTCTTGAGGGAGGCCTAAAGAGCAAAATTGAAATCCAGTGGTCTGATATCATGGGATTGAAAGCAGACTTTCCGGATGATGCTCCTGCAAACTTGGTTGTAGTGGTATGCTATCGTGCTCCATGAATTTGCCTATTTATTTTAGATAGTAGTATTCTTATTTGTGAATTCTAGGTAGCTGTCAGCCTTACTCAACCTCTTTTTTGtttatagatttttttaaattctaaaagaAGGGTTTGTTTTCACTCTTATGCAGCTGGCACGTCAACCTCTGTTCTTCAGAGAGACAAATCCTCAGCCAAGAAAGCATACACTCTGGCAGGCTACAGCAGATTTTACTAACGGACAGGCTAGCTTACATAGGTTAGTCTATATGTGGCCTCAATTTGCATTTTAGGTCCATTTATTTGATAAATCTGTTTGGAGGATCATGATTCAGCTTCTCAAATTTCAATACTGTTATACAATAGTACTAGTTATTCTAGTTGTAGAAATAAACATTTTGCGATGGATCTTTTGCTACAGAATTAGATGCTTAGTTAAGCTTTTCTTTCATTGCCTGTTAAGCATTACTGGAGGTGACTCTTTATTAACTTGAGGTAGTTGTTGAGTTGGTTTATTTATGTTGAAAATCTGAATCAAAAGAGGCAAAAGGTAAAATAGACTTCAaggaaaatgaaacaaaataagttGTTTGGTGATGCAAGATAACTAGTGTTGGGTATTGAATactcaaatttggatttgggcTCTTCTGGCAACATAAATCTTGTTGTGCTTGTGCTTATGCTTATGCCATTTTGGTTTAGGCATCATGAAGACAGTAATACCATTCTTAGAGGTTCTGGCCTCACTATGGTATGCTGTTTTGTGATGGCTAGTATGAGAGAGCATTTAATCAGTAAGACTTACTGAAGTTATTAGAGTTCATACTGAGTTGAATAGATAACGTTATAATCGTGAATTGATTATCTTCATGGGGACCAACCTAGTAGACCAGTATGGTTCTTAAGTAGTATATGCAGAAATTCAACTATTCAAGCCAAATCTTTATGTTTTACTGTGCTACAAAATTTTGATTCGACCATTCAGCATTTTGCTTTTGTGCGTCTTATGAATAGTAACACTATTAAGTAACACTTTCGCTAGTGAATTAATTTCTGATATTCTGGTTGCTCAGTGTGACAAGTCCCTACAGGCAATCTGACTAACCAGCTTATtctgattttagttttttttttgttttgttatttttttctaaaatgaaCTGCAGTTTCGGTTTTACACTATACTCCTTATTTTTGTGTTGCTCTATTTATGTGATGCATTTATTTGGTTTTCATCTCCCAGCTAGTGAAGCtcctaaaaaaattttattatcacTGTAACATTGCAGGAAACATTTCTTGCAAGTGCCAAATGGTCTATTAAACAAGCATTTTGAGAAATTAATTCAGTGTGATATGCGTCTTAATTTCCTGAGCCGACAACcagaaataattttaaattctccCTACTTTGAATCCCACTCTTCTGCTTTTGATGCCTCAAATGAATCCAAAAATCATGGCTTAGATCAAAGAGAAACCAGCAGGGGGCCTAGCATCTCAATTTTTGAGGATGTTGGAACACCTTCTGTATCCCCATCATCTTCTATCTCAATCAAACAAGATGATACACTTCATGGACCGTCTGAAAATTTGTCTCGTGAAGCTACTTCCCCTAGCTCAGGTATCTACTTATGTTGCTTTTCTTTGCGATGTTTGTATATAATTTTATGGCACCATTGCTTAAGACtcgtgttttttttatattggtgATCCAACAAAATTGATTGGTGTTATTGTAGATTGCTTGAGATAGCAAAAGGTCGATTGGATTTTGCTTTTAGAATCTTTACACAAATTTTCAAACCTATACTATGAGAACTCTGATCAAACTAATGATTTTGGAAAATCAGCAGCATATTTTAATGAGCTACTTTGGTATACTTTTTAATTCACTGTGATGCATTTGTGGCAGCATAATTAGGTCACCTTTTCCCTTATGTATCATAAATTTATTCTATAAAAATGATGTACTTCTGATTGGATTTTTCTTACTCCTGCTCTGTTTTGACTGTCCTAGACGTGGATTAAGCTTATGAAACTCATTATGTGCTCTGTCGTTAAACTTGCTaatcaacattttttttaatttcagtgATGGATATGCCTGTAATGGAAGTTAGTACAAGCAGCCAATCAAGTAAACTGAAGGGGTCGAAAAGCGTTGAACAGCTAATAATGCAAGGAATACGCCCATCCATGTCAATGACCGACCTTGTGAATCATATTGGTAACTGCATTTCAGAACAAATGGGTTCCGAGAATCCAGAGTTCACAGAAAACTGTTCTGAATCCCGTAAAATGCTTGAAGATATTGCGCAACACCTACTAGGTGACTTCCAATTTACAACATGCTCTGACGAGAAATCCTTAATGTCGAGGGTCAACTCTTTGTGTTCCCTTCTTCAGAAAGATGGCACCCCTGTTCAGACTTTTGAAATGACGGAAGAGGAAAAGAATGTAACTGATAAACATGAACTTGAGTTACTGGATCACAGTACAAATAAAGGTGACACAATTGCCCCCGAAGATTCTGTTAGAGATGGGTACAAGCAAGCACCGAGCATGCCGAGAATCGATTCTTTTGGGGATTTGCTCCTTCATCTTCCTCGGATTGCTTCACTACCAAAGTTCTTGTTTGACATTTCTGAAGACGGGGATAATCAAGCACGATAGACAGGAGGAGAAGACGTTAATGATACTTGACGACATGATTTCTCTTCGTGGTTTGACACAATTGCTGTTTTGGAAATAGAATTTCAGATTGTTGTATTGTATATGTACCTTGTAAAATTATTGAGATTCAGAAATTTGGTTTAATGATGAATCTCAATCCAAAACTGTACAGAGAGGAACCATACAAGGGATAATTTATAGCTTTTTTCTCAAGTTTATGATCTGCAAATTTAAAGTGTAGCTTTTCTCTCTGTATCCATTGTTGGGTTTCCCGGTGTAAAAAGGTCTGaatttttcttgtattttttcCTTTGTGACTGCTGGATATGAAAGTTTGTACATCTTTATATGATAACTCTTCAATTAATTTCTTTAGTATCTTTACCGTTGCAAAAATACACTataaattttaagcatatacTATCTTCTATTCACCCCAAgtgtctcatttttttatttggtcaagtcaccttaaatgtttcatttctattttgagTGTTAACTTTACCAATTTACTCTTACTATACCTACCCTTTTCACACCTTTACTCCTACTAACTCCACTTTAcccttattaaaatttaaaaatactctacttttttctttcaaatatgGTCCCATTTGACCAtctaaaaaatgataaaaagtcaaatgagacaaaTTAGGcaaataggagagagtattttTTTGggtctaaaaataaataattttactaaTGAAAATGCAATGTATGCTAATGTCAACTAATAATCGAGGCTCCTAAATTTAGAGAGCATTGTGCAATCGAACATTATGCGAACAAACGCCTTACTCATGCTCAAAATCAGCTCTGATCTTCATCTAAATGTATCAATGCTTAGAGCAttttaaaatacaatttttGGAATAATTGTTAGTAGTGTGATTGACGGGTAAGTCTAGTGGTTAGCATTACAATCttctaattttttctttaaagattacaatatttaattttaataattggtCATTACaataactaataaataaaatatttaaaaaatttataaataccaAATGATctgaaaaatttataaaatttcacaaattgttgtgagagacagtATCTCAGAAAGacacattagatatatgggctaaatagcctatttattacaaattaaagagaaaaaaagaatatagacttcttgttttgagatctctcacaagagtagccgataaaattttcatataaaaattaaaaatatttttgtgcaaaaaacAATAATCTcaaatttgattataaaatttaataaatttaattttcatgaaatttacTTGAGTGGTTGGCTTTAATCACCTATAGTGACACTTAACAGCATTACAACTTTTCACGAACGAAATCATTCAGCTGTACAGGAGGCtccaaataagaaggatttgaATGTTTAAAGTTTCATATACTTCATAGTTCTATAtaggaaaatttaattttaaaaatctcacTTTTTGTTCGTTATCTTTTAAAATCTcacattttgattattttctaaaaattcaacCTTTGTACTGCGTTTTCTTTTAAAGTACTGACCTCATTAAGTTACTTGCAAAATTCAGAAGTAAATAAATTTAAGAATCAAAAGGTcggatttttaaaataaaacaaagtataaaggt
This genomic stretch from Amaranthus tricolor cultivar Red isolate AtriRed21 chromosome 9, ASM2621246v1, whole genome shotgun sequence harbors:
- the LOC130823968 gene encoding uncharacterized protein LOC130823968 translates to MMDFSNSKDCQRSSIVEENSTVKLEIEDSLDDEHGPFNKKQKKSSSLNQFSSGNNQSPVPLSHYNPLEEPSPLGLRLRKSPSLLELIEMRLSQGKSSTLGSAPSDDSKSREKSNLKSSAPTATDKLKASNFPASILKIGSWEYTSRYEGDLVAKCYFAKHKLVWEILEGGLKSKIEIQWSDIMGLKADFPDDAPANLVVVLARQPLFFRETNPQPRKHTLWQATADFTNGQASLHRKHFLQVPNGLLNKHFEKLIQCDMRLNFLSRQPEIILNSPYFESHSSAFDASNESKNHGLDQRETSRGPSISIFEDVGTPSVSPSSSISIKQDDTLHGPSENLSREATSPSSVMDMPVMEVSTSSQSSKLKGSKSVEQLIMQGIRPSMSMTDLVNHIGNCISEQMGSENPEFTENCSESRKMLEDIAQHLLGDFQFTTCSDEKSLMSRVNSLCSLLQKDGTPVQTFEMTEEEKNVTDKHELELLDHSTNKGDTIAPEDSVRDGYKQAPSMPRIDSFGDLLLHLPRIASLPKFLFDISEDGDNQAR